In the Flagellimonas sp. MMG031 genome, one interval contains:
- a CDS encoding GIY-YIG nuclease family protein, which yields MFYTYALNSVKRNYIYVGITSDLERRLEEHNSGRNKTTRAYRPFVLIFKKEFKTRSEARVEEKKLKSGYGKEFLKNLVLSQSDENIER from the coding sequence ATGTTCTATACGTACGCTTTGAATAGTGTAAAAAGAAACTATATTTATGTCGGAATAACTTCCGATTTGGAAAGAAGGCTGGAAGAACACAACTCAGGTAGAAATAAAACAACAAGGGCTTATAGGCCTTTTGTTTTAATCTTTAAAAAAGAGTTTAAAACAAGGTCGGAGGCCAGGGTTGAAGAGAAGAAGTTAAAATCTGGGTATGGAAAGGAATTCTTAAAGAATTTGGTTCTTAGCCAGAGTGATGAAAATATTGAACGTTAA